The following are from one region of the Bradyrhizobium sediminis genome:
- a CDS encoding ParB/RepB/Spo0J family partition protein: MADEARSRLGRGLASLIGDVGGEAAHIERPRAQRKVPIEFLKANPRNPRRTFSDAELSELSDSIKQHGVIQPIVVRPVKGVQDRYEIIAGERRWRASQIAGLHEVPIVPVDVSDSDALEIAIIENVQREDLNAMEEAQGYHALANEFKRSQDEIAKIVGKSRSHVANMMRLTKLPAEVQAYIALGQLSAGHARALIGVPDPVAAAKRIVEEGLNVRQAEALAHVEGVPVRKPQKARSGKVKDPDTVALEKRVSDALGLAVTVEHRDPGGTVHIRYGDLEQLDEILRRLDKGS; this comes from the coding sequence ATGGCCGATGAAGCGCGTTCGCGACTGGGCCGCGGTCTTGCAAGTCTGATCGGCGATGTCGGCGGCGAGGCCGCGCATATCGAACGGCCTCGCGCGCAGCGCAAGGTGCCGATTGAATTCCTCAAAGCCAATCCGCGCAATCCGCGCCGCACTTTTTCCGATGCCGAACTTTCCGAACTTTCCGACTCGATCAAGCAGCACGGTGTGATCCAGCCGATCGTGGTGCGTCCGGTCAAGGGCGTGCAGGATCGTTACGAGATCATCGCCGGCGAACGCCGCTGGCGCGCGTCGCAGATCGCAGGCCTGCACGAAGTGCCGATAGTGCCGGTCGATGTCAGCGACAGCGATGCACTCGAGATCGCGATCATCGAGAACGTGCAGCGCGAAGATCTCAATGCGATGGAGGAGGCGCAGGGCTATCACGCGCTGGCCAATGAATTCAAACGCAGCCAGGACGAGATTGCGAAGATCGTCGGCAAGAGCCGCAGCCACGTCGCCAACATGATGCGGCTGACGAAATTGCCGGCCGAAGTTCAGGCCTACATCGCGCTCGGCCAGTTGTCGGCCGGGCACGCGCGCGCCTTGATCGGGGTGCCCGATCCCGTTGCCGCTGCCAAGCGCATCGTCGAGGAGGGCCTCAACGTGCGTCAGGCCGAGGCGCTGGCGCATGTCGAGGGCGTGCCTGTTCGCAAGCCACAGAAGGCCCGCAGCGGCAAGGTCAAGGATCCCGATACGGTGGCGCTGGAGAAACGCGTCAGCGACGCGCTCGGACTGGCCGTCACCGTCGAACACCGCGATCCTGGCGGCACGGTGCACATCCGCTATGGCGATCTCGAACAGCTCGACGAAATCCTGCGGCGGCTCGACAAGGGAAGTTAG
- the holA gene encoding DNA polymerase III subunit delta: protein MVALRGKEIDAFLARPDPGRPIILLYGPDAGLVRERADALLASAVDDPSDPFSLVRLDGDELSAEPSRLVDEAMTVPLFGGRRAIRVRAGSRNFASGVDTLADSALKDCRIVIEAGELRPESPLRKACERAKTAVAIGCYADDANQLARLIDSELRVSNLSIAADARAVLMSLLGGDRQASRNELRKLALYAHGGREVTLDDVMAVVADASELKVDPIVDGAFAGKPELVETEFAKAMIAGTYPGVIISAAQRQAAWLHKSALAVAEGTPVSAVLDGGFPRLHFSRKGNVEAALRNFSAARLLTVIEQLATAALEMRKQANLADVIAQRALLAIAVNAKRRG from the coding sequence TTGGTCGCGCTTCGCGGAAAAGAGATCGACGCTTTTCTCGCCCGGCCCGATCCGGGCCGTCCAATCATCCTGCTGTACGGCCCCGATGCGGGTCTGGTGCGCGAGCGCGCCGATGCGCTGCTGGCATCGGCGGTCGACGATCCCAGCGATCCGTTTTCGCTTGTCAGGCTGGATGGCGATGAACTTTCCGCCGAGCCGTCCCGGCTGGTCGATGAAGCGATGACGGTGCCGCTGTTCGGCGGCCGCCGTGCCATTCGCGTGCGCGCCGGCTCGCGCAACTTTGCTAGCGGCGTCGATACGCTCGCGGACTCTGCGCTGAAGGATTGCCGCATCGTGATCGAGGCCGGCGAATTGCGGCCGGAATCGCCGCTGCGCAAGGCCTGCGAGCGCGCCAAGACCGCGGTCGCGATCGGCTGCTATGCCGACGACGCCAACCAGCTCGCCCGGCTGATCGACAGCGAGCTGCGGGTTTCCAATCTGAGCATCGCAGCCGACGCCCGCGCGGTCCTGATGTCGTTGCTCGGCGGCGACCGTCAGGCCTCGCGCAACGAACTGAGGAAGCTCGCGCTGTACGCGCATGGCGGGCGCGAGGTCACGCTCGACGATGTGATGGCCGTGGTTGCCGACGCCTCCGAACTCAAGGTCGACCCGATCGTCGACGGCGCGTTCGCCGGAAAGCCGGAGCTGGTCGAAACCGAATTCGCCAAGGCGATGATCGCCGGCACCTATCCGGGCGTCATCATTTCGGCCGCGCAGCGCCAGGCGGCGTGGCTGCACAAATCGGCGCTCGCGGTCGCCGAGGGAACGCCGGTATCGGCCGTGCTCGATGGCGGCTTTCCGCGGCTGCATTTTTCGCGCAAGGGCAACGTCGAGGCCGCCCTGCGCAATTTCAGCGCAGCGCGGCTGCTCACGGTCATCGAACAGCTCGCGACCGCGGCGCTGGAAATGCGCAAGCAGGCAAACCTGGCCGACGTGATCGCGCAGCGCGCGCTGCTGGCGATCGCCGTCAATGCGAAGCGGCGGGGATAA
- the lptE gene encoding LPS assembly lipoprotein LptE, producing the protein MSLASTRIAARLLAVAALAALTAGCFQPMYAGRTDGTPGLREKLMGVEVPPVDKPNASREARIQVEVRNALAFKLYGSATGMPPTHRLVLRFTTNRSSLILDPNTALPSSENYGIDAQYNLIELATNKSVMTGSTFSRVSYDIPGQLQRFARARAFRDAEDRAAQEIAENIQTRLASYFVAGT; encoded by the coding sequence ATGTCGTTGGCTAGTACCCGCATCGCCGCTCGGCTCCTGGCCGTGGCCGCCTTGGCGGCGCTGACGGCCGGCTGCTTCCAGCCGATGTATGCCGGGCGTACCGACGGCACGCCCGGACTGCGCGAAAAGCTGATGGGGGTGGAAGTTCCGCCCGTCGACAAGCCCAACGCCTCGCGGGAAGCCCGGATCCAGGTGGAGGTCCGCAACGCGCTGGCGTTCAAGCTCTATGGTAGCGCCACCGGCATGCCGCCTACCCACCGGCTGGTGCTGCGGTTCACGACCAACCGCTCGTCGCTGATCCTCGATCCCAATACCGCGCTGCCATCCAGCGAAAACTACGGCATCGACGCCCAGTACAATCTGATCGAGCTCGCCACCAATAAGTCGGTCATGACCGGGAGCACGTTCTCGCGCGTCTCCTACGACATCCCGGGCCAGCTGCAGCGCTTCGCCCGCGCCCGCGCGTTCCGCGACGCCGAGGATCGCGCCGCGCAGGAGATCGCGGAAAACATCCAGACCCGGCTGGCGTCGTACTTCGTCGCCGGCACCTGA
- the leuS gene encoding leucine--tRNA ligase produces the protein MTSERYNARESEPRWQRQWDEKAIFASKNDDPRPKYYVLEMFPYPSGRIHIGHVRNYTLGDVLARFMRAKGFNVLHPMGWDAFGLPAENAAIERKVAPKAWTYDNIAAMKKQLQSIGLSLDWSREFATCDPSYYKHQQKMFLDFLRAGLAEREKRKINWDPVDMTVLANEQVIDGRGWRSGAVVEQREMNQWVFKITKYSQELLDALDTLDRWPDKVRLMQRNWIGRSEGMLVRFALDPATTPKGESELKIFTTRHDTLFGAKFMAIAPDHPLAQAAAAKNPKLAEFIAEAKRHGTAQEIIDTQEKLGFDTGIRAIHPFDPSWKLPVYVANFVLMEYGTGAIFGCPAHDQRDLDFVNKYGLGNTPVVCPEGQAPKTFVITDTAYDGDGRMINSRFLDSMTIDQAKEEVAKRLEGEVRDNSAVGERQVNFRLRDWGISRQRYWGCPIPVIHCPKCDVVPVPDKDLPVVLPEDVSFDKPGNALDHHPTWKHVACPKCGGRASRETDTMDTFVDSSWYFARFTDPWNEKTPTTPAVADRMMPVDQYIGGVEHAILHLLYSRFFTRAMKATGHIGMDEPFAGMFTQGMVVHETYQKADGSYVTPAEVKIEAGGNGKRAILLTTGEDITVGAIEKMSKSKKNTVDPDDIIATYGADVARWFMLSDSPPDRDVIWSDERVQGASRFVQRLWRLVNESAEIAKSAPAARPAAFGPDALVLRKAAHGALDKVSTGIERLHFNVCLAHIREFTNALAEVLGREGQPAPVFTPDLAWSVREAAIILVQLFAPMMPHLAEECWTVLGQKGLISEVNWPQIERDLLVEDTVTLVVQVNGKKRGDVTVPRGAQNPEIEAAVLALDAVKVALGGKAVRKVIIVPMRIVNVVG, from the coding sequence ATGACCTCCGAACGCTATAACGCACGCGAATCCGAGCCGCGCTGGCAGCGCCAGTGGGACGAAAAGGCGATCTTCGCCTCCAAAAACGACGATCCCAGGCCGAAATATTACGTGCTCGAGATGTTCCCCTACCCGTCCGGGCGCATCCATATCGGGCATGTCCGCAACTATACGCTGGGCGACGTGCTGGCGCGCTTCATGCGGGCCAAGGGCTTCAACGTGCTGCACCCGATGGGCTGGGACGCGTTCGGGCTGCCGGCCGAGAACGCGGCGATCGAGCGCAAGGTGGCGCCGAAGGCGTGGACCTACGACAATATCGCGGCGATGAAGAAGCAGCTGCAGTCGATCGGGCTGTCGCTGGACTGGTCACGCGAATTCGCGACCTGCGATCCCTCCTACTACAAGCATCAGCAGAAGATGTTTCTGGACTTCCTGCGCGCAGGCCTGGCGGAGCGGGAAAAGCGCAAGATCAACTGGGATCCGGTCGACATGACCGTGCTCGCCAACGAGCAGGTGATCGACGGCCGCGGCTGGCGCTCCGGCGCGGTGGTCGAACAGCGCGAAATGAACCAGTGGGTCTTCAAGATCACGAAGTACTCGCAGGAACTCTTGGACGCGCTCGACACGCTGGACCGCTGGCCCGACAAGGTGCGGCTGATGCAGCGCAACTGGATCGGCCGCTCCGAGGGCATGCTGGTGCGCTTCGCGCTGGATCCTGCGACGACGCCGAAAGGCGAGTCCGAGCTGAAGATCTTCACGACGCGGCATGACACGCTGTTTGGCGCCAAATTCATGGCGATCGCGCCGGATCATCCACTGGCGCAGGCCGCGGCCGCGAAAAATCCCAAGCTCGCCGAGTTCATCGCCGAAGCAAAGCGCCACGGCACCGCGCAGGAGATCATCGACACCCAGGAGAAGCTCGGCTTCGATACCGGGATCCGCGCGATTCACCCGTTCGATCCCAGCTGGAAGCTGCCGGTCTATGTCGCCAACTTCGTGCTGATGGAATACGGCACCGGCGCGATCTTCGGCTGTCCGGCGCACGACCAGCGCGACCTCGACTTTGTCAATAAATACGGGCTCGGCAATACGCCGGTGGTCTGTCCCGAAGGCCAGGCCCCCAAGACCTTCGTCATCACCGACACCGCCTATGACGGCGACGGCCGCATGATCAATTCGCGCTTCCTCGATAGCATGACCATCGATCAGGCCAAGGAAGAAGTCGCGAAGAGGCTCGAAGGCGAGGTTCGGGATAACTCGGCCGTCGGCGAGCGGCAGGTCAATTTCCGCCTGCGCGACTGGGGTATTTCGCGGCAGCGCTATTGGGGCTGCCCGATCCCGGTGATCCATTGCCCGAAATGCGATGTGGTGCCGGTTCCGGACAAGGATCTGCCGGTGGTGCTGCCGGAGGACGTCAGCTTCGACAAGCCCGGCAACGCACTCGACCATCATCCGACCTGGAAGCACGTTGCTTGCCCCAAATGCGGCGGCCGCGCTAGCCGCGAAACCGACACCATGGACACCTTCGTGGATTCGTCGTGGTACTTCGCGCGCTTCACCGATCCCTGGAACGAGAAGACGCCGACCACGCCAGCGGTCGCCGACCGGATGATGCCGGTCGACCAATATATCGGCGGCGTCGAACATGCGATCCTGCATCTGCTCTACAGCCGCTTCTTCACCCGCGCGATGAAGGCCACCGGGCACATCGGCATGGACGAGCCGTTCGCCGGCATGTTCACCCAGGGCATGGTGGTGCACGAGACCTATCAGAAGGCCGACGGCTCTTACGTCACGCCCGCGGAAGTCAAGATCGAGGCCGGCGGCAACGGCAAGCGCGCCATTCTGCTGACGACAGGAGAAGACATCACCGTCGGCGCCATCGAGAAGATGTCGAAGTCGAAGAAGAACACCGTCGATCCCGACGACATCATCGCGACCTACGGCGCCGACGTCGCGCGTTGGTTCATGTTGTCGGACTCCCCGCCCGACCGCGACGTAATCTGGAGCGACGAGCGCGTCCAGGGCGCCTCGCGCTTCGTGCAGCGGCTGTGGCGGCTGGTGAACGAATCAGCCGAAATCGCCAAATCCGCCCCGGCGGCGCGGCCGGCGGCGTTCGGCCCGGACGCGCTTGTCCTGCGCAAGGCCGCTCATGGCGCGCTGGACAAGGTTTCGACCGGCATCGAGCGACTGCATTTCAACGTCTGCCTCGCCCATATCCGCGAATTCACCAATGCGCTGGCGGAAGTGCTGGGGCGCGAGGGCCAGCCGGCCCCCGTCTTTACTCCAGACCTGGCCTGGTCGGTCCGGGAGGCCGCAATCATTCTTGTTCAATTGTTTGCGCCGATGATGCCGCATCTGGCCGAGGAGTGCTGGACGGTTCTGGGCCAGAAAGGGCTGATTTCGGAGGTCAATTGGCCCCAAATCGAACGCGATTTGCTGGTTGAAGACACCGTGACGCTGGTGGTCCAGGTCAACGGCAAGAAGCGGGGTGATGTCACCGTGCCACGGGGTGCTCAAAATCCGGAAATTGAGGCTGCCGTTTTGGCTCTCGATGCGGTAAAAGTGGCCCTCGGCGGCAAGGCCGTCCGCAAGGTCATTATTGTTCCAATGAGGATCGTGAATGTCGTTGGCTAG
- a CDS encoding diguanylate cyclase domain-containing protein, with protein sequence MSRVSFNRKRVKLKKLLGIRARLALLGLILVAPLMLERARSLEDTRSKQIALASTEFAGLAKHSADMQREVISSVETVLKSAAYIRASDGGVGRSCDIMRASLPANLPWIRSLMIVGGDGRIQCSTNNMYVGLDLSDRPYLTKARETRNFVFSDFLLARPNNTPIVMAAYPVSAINRDADAVVLAGVNLDWMSNIMGNLGNRPGISAVLIDSAGTVLAAPSDQASMIGHPLDTVPLLSAIAEKAIGSDKTEGSLSFVAADGLRRMVTFARVSGTQSRLIVSIDEARVSAAINREIRTAYLQLGFVCVFVLLGALVAAEKLIIQPIEMMAATATRFGQGEWSVRAARGSLPAEFVPLARAFNAMAAQLGKRERELVATNDRLTVMASIDMLSGLANRRGFQSRLDFEWMKALQNDSELSLLMIDVDHFKLFNDTYGHPEGDACLTRLGETLAGIAAETMGFAGRYGGEEFCLLLPNTDARRALEIGEMVRSAVLNLALPHCTSSYQTVTVSVGVACTRPNEKQQPGDLVEAADAALYAAKHRGRNAVVEHGFVRLSDGGMALAS encoded by the coding sequence ATGTCACGGGTTAGTTTCAACCGCAAAAGAGTGAAACTCAAGAAACTTCTGGGAATCCGCGCACGGCTGGCGCTGCTCGGGCTGATCCTGGTGGCGCCCTTGATGCTCGAGCGCGCCCGTTCGCTCGAGGACACAAGGTCCAAGCAGATCGCGCTCGCCTCTACGGAATTCGCCGGCCTCGCCAAGCACAGCGCCGACATGCAGCGCGAAGTGATTTCGTCGGTCGAGACCGTGCTGAAATCGGCGGCCTATATCCGCGCTTCCGATGGCGGCGTCGGCCGCAGTTGCGACATCATGCGCGCCAGCCTGCCGGCCAATCTGCCATGGATCCGCAGCCTGATGATCGTCGGCGGCGATGGGCGCATCCAGTGCTCGACCAACAACATGTATGTCGGCCTCGATCTCAGCGACCGGCCCTACCTCACGAAGGCGCGCGAGACCCGCAACTTCGTTTTCAGCGACTTTCTGCTTGCCCGGCCGAACAACACACCGATCGTGATGGCGGCCTATCCGGTATCCGCCATCAATCGCGATGCCGACGCGGTCGTCCTCGCCGGCGTCAATCTCGACTGGATGTCGAACATCATGGGCAATCTCGGCAACCGGCCCGGTATTTCGGCCGTGCTGATCGACAGCGCGGGAACCGTGCTGGCGGCGCCGTCGGATCAGGCCAGCATGATCGGCCATCCGCTCGATACCGTGCCGCTGTTGTCGGCCATCGCCGAAAAAGCCATCGGCTCGGACAAGACGGAAGGATCGCTCTCATTCGTCGCCGCGGACGGCTTGAGACGCATGGTGACCTTTGCGCGCGTTTCCGGCACGCAATCGCGCCTGATCGTCAGCATCGACGAGGCCAGGGTGTCCGCCGCGATTAACCGCGAGATTCGCACCGCTTACCTGCAACTGGGGTTCGTCTGCGTGTTCGTGCTGCTCGGCGCTCTGGTCGCCGCCGAGAAGCTGATCATCCAGCCGATCGAGATGATGGCGGCGACGGCGACGCGGTTCGGCCAGGGCGAATGGTCGGTGCGCGCCGCGCGCGGCAGCCTGCCGGCGGAGTTCGTACCGCTCGCCCGCGCCTTCAACGCGATGGCGGCGCAGCTCGGCAAGCGCGAGCGCGAGCTCGTCGCCACCAACGACCGGCTGACCGTGATGGCCTCGATCGACATGCTGTCCGGCCTCGCCAACCGCCGCGGCTTCCAGAGTCGGCTCGATTTCGAATGGATGAAGGCCCTGCAAAACGACAGCGAGCTGTCGCTGCTGATGATCGACGTCGATCACTTCAAGCTGTTCAACGACACCTATGGCCATCCCGAAGGCGACGCCTGCCTGACCCGGCTCGGAGAGACGCTGGCCGGCATTGCCGCCGAGACCATGGGCTTTGCCGGACGTTACGGCGGTGAGGAATTTTGCCTGCTGCTGCCGAACACCGACGCCAGGCGCGCGCTCGAAATCGGCGAGATGGTGCGATCAGCGGTCCTGAACCTGGCATTGCCCCACTGCACCTCGAGCTACCAGACCGTCACCGTCAGCGTCGGCGTCGCCTGCACCCGGCCGAACGAAAAGCAGCAGCCCGGCGACCTGGTCGAGGCCGCGGATGCCGCCCTCTACGCCGCCAAACACCGCGGCCGCAACGCCGTGGTCGAGCACGGGTTCGTCCGGCTCTCGGACGGCGGGATGGCGCTGGCGAGCTGA
- a CDS encoding YggS family pyridoxal phosphate-dependent enzyme encodes MSPQTPSPISAHSPNGLATVEQEIARACKEARRDRKSVTLIAVSKTFDASAITPVIEAGQRVFGENRVQEAKAKWPELMAAYPGIALHLIGPLQSNKAKEAVALFDAIHSVDRPSICEALAKEMNSQKRRPELFVQLNTGEEPQKAGVAPDEADAFIAACRDKYGLSISGLMCIPPVNDAPAPHFALTAKIAARNGLKNLSMGMSADFAIAIQFGATHVRVGSAIFGHR; translated from the coding sequence ATGTCGCCGCAAACCCCCTCGCCGATATCAGCGCATTCACCAAACGGGCTCGCCACGGTTGAGCAGGAGATCGCGCGCGCCTGCAAGGAAGCGCGCCGCGATCGTAAGTCGGTGACGCTGATCGCGGTGTCCAAGACATTCGACGCCAGCGCCATTACGCCCGTGATCGAGGCCGGACAGCGTGTTTTCGGCGAAAACCGCGTGCAGGAAGCCAAGGCGAAGTGGCCAGAGTTAATGGCGGCTTACCCCGGGATCGCGCTGCATCTGATCGGACCGCTGCAATCCAACAAGGCCAAGGAAGCCGTGGCGCTGTTCGATGCGATCCATTCGGTCGACCGTCCGAGCATCTGCGAAGCGTTAGCCAAGGAGATGAATTCCCAGAAGCGGCGGCCCGAATTGTTCGTCCAGCTCAATACCGGGGAGGAGCCGCAGAAGGCGGGCGTCGCTCCAGACGAAGCCGACGCCTTCATTGCCGCTTGCCGGGACAAATATGGCCTGTCAATTTCCGGCCTGATGTGCATTCCGCCGGTCAATGACGCGCCGGCGCCGCATTTCGCGCTGACCGCGAAGATCGCCGCGCGCAACGGGCTGAAGAATCTCTCGATGGGCATGAGCGCCGATTTTGCAATCGCGATCCAATTCGGCGCCACCCATGTGCGGGTCGGCTCGGCGATTTTCGGGCATCGGTAG
- a CDS encoding 2-keto-4-pentenoate hydratase — translation MLDNNKIAAASRILHDHWRAGTKLEGLETSLRPRDRSEAYAIQAAIENHSTGSLFGWKIAATSEAGQKHINVDGPMAGRILRETVIADGGTASMAGNEMRVAEPEFAFRMQMDLPPRAAAYTVRDVLDAVDTLHPAIEIPDSRFRDFVSAGAEQIIADNACAHLFVLGAPTTSNWRALDLVEEKPAIALRGKQYTGLGKNVLGDPRIALAWLANELRQLGITLRRGEVVTTGTCHPPLPIQPGDLFEADFGVLGRVSVGFK, via the coding sequence ATGCTCGACAACAATAAGATAGCGGCGGCCTCACGCATCCTGCACGACCACTGGCGCGCCGGCACCAAGCTTGAGGGTCTCGAGACTTCACTTCGTCCGCGCGACCGCTCCGAGGCCTACGCGATCCAGGCCGCTATCGAAAATCATTCGACAGGGAGCCTGTTCGGCTGGAAGATCGCAGCCACCAGCGAAGCCGGCCAGAAACACATCAATGTCGATGGCCCGATGGCCGGGCGCATCTTGCGCGAGACCGTGATTGCGGATGGCGGCACGGCCTCGATGGCCGGCAATGAAATGCGCGTCGCCGAGCCGGAATTTGCTTTTCGCATGCAAATGGATCTGCCGCCGCGGGCCGCGGCCTACACCGTGCGGGACGTTCTCGATGCCGTCGACACGCTGCATCCGGCGATCGAAATTCCGGATTCTCGCTTCAGGGATTTTGTCAGCGCCGGCGCCGAGCAGATCATCGCCGACAATGCCTGCGCGCATCTGTTCGTTCTCGGTGCGCCCACGACGTCGAACTGGCGCGCACTCGATCTCGTCGAGGAGAAGCCGGCGATCGCGCTACGCGGCAAGCAATACACCGGTCTCGGCAAGAACGTGCTCGGCGATCCCAGGATCGCGCTGGCCTGGCTCGCCAATGAATTGCGCCAGCTCGGCATAACGCTGCGGAGGGGAGAGGTCGTGACGACAGGCACCTGCCATCCGCCGCTGCCGATTCAGCCGGGCGATTTGTTTGAGGCCGACTTCGGGGTGCTTGGAAGAGTGTCGGTGGGATTCAAGTAA
- a CDS encoding L,D-transpeptidase family protein yields the protein MGKSNISITYRTSPRDRPLSEIRIRAAAGDPRRGWLTAGGQTLPVALGRGGIMANKREGDGGTPRGTFRPRQLWWRADRHPRPRTFLPIRPIRPEDAWCEDPGDRHYNQPVRLEPGRGGDRLRRDDHLYDFIVEIDHNTRPRIAGRGSAVFLHLARENFGPTAGCVSMTESAMLHLLRRLGPRTKIVIE from the coding sequence ATGGGAAAGTCCAATATTTCAATCACTTATAGAACAAGTCCACGTGATCGCCCGCTCTCGGAAATCCGGATTCGCGCCGCCGCCGGCGATCCCCGCCGGGGCTGGCTGACGGCCGGCGGCCAGACCTTGCCGGTCGCACTGGGACGCGGCGGCATCATGGCCAACAAACGGGAGGGCGACGGCGGGACCCCGCGGGGCACCTTCCGGCCGCGGCAATTGTGGTGGCGCGCCGACCGCCACCCGAGACCGCGCACATTTCTGCCGATTCGCCCGATCCGGCCCGAAGACGCCTGGTGCGAGGACCCCGGGGATCGGCATTACAACCAGCCGGTGCGGCTGGAGCCGGGTCGCGGCGGCGACCGGCTCCGGCGCGACGACCACCTCTACGATTTCATCGTCGAGATCGATCACAATACGCGGCCGCGAATCGCCGGCCGGGGCAGCGCGGTTTTCCTGCATTTGGCGCGCGAGAATTTCGGGCCGACCGCCGGATGCGTCTCCATGACCGAATCGGCGATGCTGCACTTGCTGCGGCGGCTCGGACCCAGGACGAAGATCGTGATCGAGTGA
- a CDS encoding response regulator transcription factor: MANARKILIVDDDTDLRDTLVEQLSLHDEFEASAVDTGAKGASAAKANSPDLVLMDVGLPDTDGREVVRSLRKGGFKAPIIMLTGHDTDSDTILGLESGANDYVAKPFRFAVLLARIRAQLRQHEASEDAVFSVGPYSFRPGSKMLTGANARKVRLTEKETAILRFLYRAGQMPVSRETLLQEVWGYNSGVTTHTLETHIYRLRQKIEKDAANPEILVTEAGGYKLVP; the protein is encoded by the coding sequence ATGGCCAATGCCCGCAAGATCCTGATCGTGGATGACGACACCGATCTGCGCGACACGCTGGTGGAGCAATTGTCGCTGCACGACGAGTTCGAGGCTTCCGCCGTCGATACCGGCGCCAAGGGCGCCAGCGCCGCCAAGGCCAATTCTCCCGATCTCGTGCTGATGGATGTCGGGCTGCCGGACACCGACGGCCGCGAGGTGGTGCGTAGCCTGCGCAAGGGCGGCTTCAAGGCGCCCATCATCATGCTCACCGGGCACGACACCGATTCGGACACCATTCTGGGGCTGGAATCCGGCGCCAACGACTATGTGGCAAAGCCGTTCCGGTTTGCGGTGCTGCTGGCGCGAATCCGGGCCCAGCTCCGCCAGCATGAGGCCAGCGAGGACGCGGTTTTTTCCGTCGGCCCCTACTCTTTCCGGCCCGGCTCCAAGATGCTGACCGGCGCCAATGCCCGGAAGGTCCGCCTGACCGAAAAGGAAACCGCGATCCTGCGGTTCCTCTACCGCGCAGGCCAGATGCCGGTCTCGCGCGAAACGCTGCTGCAGGAGGTGTGGGGCTATAATTCGGGCGTCACCACGCATACCCTGGAAACCCACATTTACCGGCTGCGTCAGAAGATCGAGAAAGATGCGGCCAATCCCGAAATACTGGTGACGGAAGCCGGTGGCTACAAGCTGGTGCCGTGA
- a CDS encoding cyclic nucleotide-binding domain-containing protein, translating into MSIEDDVALLERVPTLRLLGGTALRMLAIGSEPRNFARGDVLFNAGDDADAGFIVQRGAFRLEDGGGAEIIAGPGALIGELALIVAMQRPSTATALENSSVIRVARSLFQRVLESDPAAARRLRDEFATRTSQVASDILMAGAKLST; encoded by the coding sequence ATGTCGATCGAAGATGATGTAGCGCTACTTGAGCGCGTCCCCACCCTGCGCCTGCTTGGCGGGACCGCGCTGCGCATGCTTGCGATCGGCTCCGAGCCGCGCAATTTTGCGCGCGGCGACGTGCTGTTCAATGCAGGCGACGACGCCGATGCAGGCTTCATCGTTCAGCGCGGCGCGTTCCGGCTCGAGGACGGCGGCGGCGCCGAAATCATCGCGGGTCCCGGCGCCTTGATCGGCGAACTGGCGCTGATCGTCGCGATGCAGCGGCCATCCACCGCGACCGCGCTGGAAAATTCCTCGGTGATCCGGGTCGCGCGCAGCCTGTTTCAGCGCGTGCTCGAAAGCGATCCCGCCGCAGCGCGCCGCCTGCGCGACGAATTCGCCACTCGCACCAGCCAGGTCGCCAGCGATATCCTGATGGCCGGCGCCAAACTGAGTACTTGA